In one Bradyrhizobium sp. 4 genomic region, the following are encoded:
- a CDS encoding DeoR/GlpR family DNA-binding transcription regulator, whose translation MTGLTHRQAEILNIARASGRVMVDELARRFEVSAQTIRKDLNDLCERRSLTRIHGGAIIASGVENLAYEARRFVAADEKKAIGAAAASLIPNGCSLFINIGTTTEEVASALTSHEDLLVITNNLNVAMLLYRHPRIEVVVAGGTVRRADGAVVGSTATQLIGQFKVDYAIIGASAIDEEGALLDFDYREVQVAQAIIANARSVMLVADSTKLRRSAPVRIAHISQIQTFVTDQELPERLATICHGKGIEVMAAMPKGADVDEAQGEIQEAPEAGPVVRLR comes from the coding sequence GTGACCGGACTGACCCATCGCCAAGCCGAAATCCTCAACATCGCGCGGGCCTCGGGCCGCGTCATGGTCGATGAGCTGGCGCGCCGGTTCGAGGTTTCGGCGCAGACCATCCGCAAGGATCTCAACGATCTCTGCGAGCGCCGCTCACTGACCCGTATCCATGGCGGCGCCATCATCGCCTCCGGCGTCGAAAACCTCGCCTATGAGGCGCGGCGCTTCGTCGCCGCGGACGAGAAGAAGGCGATTGGAGCTGCGGCCGCCTCCCTGATCCCGAACGGCTGCTCGCTCTTCATCAACATCGGCACCACGACCGAGGAGGTCGCGAGCGCGCTGACCTCCCACGAGGACCTCCTCGTCATCACCAACAATCTGAACGTCGCCATGCTGCTCTATCGTCATCCCCGCATCGAGGTGGTGGTCGCCGGCGGCACGGTACGACGCGCCGACGGTGCGGTGGTCGGCTCGACCGCGACGCAGCTGATCGGCCAGTTCAAGGTCGACTACGCCATCATCGGGGCGTCCGCGATCGACGAGGAGGGCGCGCTGCTCGACTTCGACTATCGCGAGGTGCAGGTGGCGCAGGCCATCATCGCCAACGCCCGCAGCGTCATGCTGGTCGCGGACTCGACCAAGCTCCGCCGCAGCGCGCCGGTGCGCATCGCACATATCAGCCAGATCCAGACCTTCGTCACCGACCAGGAATTGCCCGAGCGCCTCGCCACCATCTGCCACGGCAAGGGCATCGAGGTGATGGCGGCGATGCCGAAGGGGGCCGATGTCGATGAGGCCCAAGGCGAGATACAAGAAGCGCCCGAGGCCGGGCCGGTGGTGCGGCTGAGGTAG
- a CDS encoding type II toxin-antitoxin system VapC family toxin, giving the protein MNLLLDTNVLSEVQRPAPSPKVLSWLDTIDEDRAFISVASIAELRRGIALLEDGRRRAALAAWLAHDLPERFAGRTLSIDHAVAERWGDLMAQSRRSGVALSVMDGFFAATALANNLMLVTRNVTDFAVFGVPLLNPWDNP; this is encoded by the coding sequence GTGAATCTACTGCTCGACACCAACGTGTTGTCGGAGGTCCAGAGGCCGGCCCCTTCGCCGAAAGTCCTGTCATGGCTTGATACGATCGACGAGGATCGTGCGTTCATCAGCGTGGCATCGATCGCCGAGCTTCGCCGCGGCATCGCATTGCTGGAGGACGGCCGTCGGCGCGCAGCACTGGCCGCCTGGCTTGCCCACGATCTGCCGGAGCGTTTTGCCGGGCGTACCCTGTCGATCGACCACGCGGTGGCCGAACGCTGGGGTGACCTGATGGCTCAGAGCCGCAGAAGCGGCGTCGCATTGTCTGTCATGGACGGCTTCTTTGCCGCGACCGCTCTCGCGAACAACCTCATGCTCGTCACGCGCAATGTGACGGATTTCGCGGTGTTCGGCGTCCCGCTGCTGAACCCGTGGGACAACCCATAG
- a CDS encoding type II toxin-antitoxin system Phd/YefM family antitoxin: MTDNSTAPESPATDSWTLANAKARLSEVIDRAQAGPQIITRHGKPNAVIVSAEEWARKTARKGTLAEFLLASPLRSADLELERVHDAPHDELP, encoded by the coding sequence ATGACAGATAACAGCACTGCACCAGAGTCACCTGCGACCGACTCGTGGACGCTTGCCAACGCCAAGGCCCGGCTATCCGAGGTGATCGACCGTGCTCAAGCCGGCCCGCAAATCATCACCCGACACGGCAAGCCCAATGCGGTGATCGTTTCTGCCGAGGAATGGGCGCGCAAGACGGCACGTAAAGGTACCTTGGCCGAATTCCTGCTGGCTTCGCCGCTGCGCAGCGCCGACCTCGAGCTTGAACGCGTGCACGACGCGCCGCACGACGAGCTGCCGTGA
- the glpD gene encoding glycerol-3-phosphate dehydrogenase produces the protein MRLLERIFDLAIIGGGVNGCGIARDAVGRGNTVFLCEMNDLASGTSSWSTKLVHGGLRYLEYYEFRLVREALIEREILWGIAPHIIRPLRFVLPHHAGLRPAWLLRLGLFLYDHIGGRHLLPATRSVDLGRDEVGRPLIPNRYGRAFEYSDCFVDDARLVVLNARDAADKGAEIRTRTRATDIKQSDGIWTVSMIDTLTGARSSIQARALVNAGGPWVEDVLGRGAGVNARAKVRLVQGSHIVVKKLYDHDRAYMFQNADGRIIFVIPYQDDFTLIGTTDRDYDGDPAKVKATAEEIQYLCTAASEYLAKPVTPDDVVWTYSGVRPLYDDGASEAKAATRDYVFELDTPGGVPLLSIYGGKITTYRRLAEEALERLAPYLRSAKAREGWTGKWPLPGGDMGVSDVDGLIAELQRGYPFLSHEHARRLARAYGTRATKLLGDAKSVADLGQAFGATLTEREVRYLMANEWAVTAEDIVWRRSKLGLRLSADEIAALDDWIRTHAVQQSPLLEAGGRS, from the coding sequence ATGCGTCTGTTGGAGCGTATTTTCGACCTCGCCATTATCGGAGGCGGTGTTAACGGCTGCGGCATCGCGCGCGACGCGGTGGGCCGTGGCAACACGGTTTTCCTGTGCGAAATGAACGATCTGGCGAGCGGGACGTCGTCCTGGTCGACCAAGCTGGTGCATGGCGGCCTGCGCTATCTCGAATATTACGAGTTCCGGCTGGTCCGCGAGGCGCTGATCGAGCGCGAGATTCTCTGGGGCATCGCGCCCCATATCATTCGCCCCCTGCGTTTCGTTTTGCCGCACCATGCGGGCCTGCGGCCGGCCTGGCTGCTGCGCCTCGGCCTCTTCCTCTATGACCACATCGGCGGCCGTCATTTGTTGCCGGCGACGCGCTCGGTCGACCTTGGGCGTGACGAGGTCGGCCGCCCGCTGATCCCGAACCGCTACGGTCGCGCATTCGAATATTCCGACTGCTTCGTCGACGACGCCCGCCTCGTCGTGCTCAACGCGCGCGATGCCGCCGATAAGGGCGCCGAGATCCGTACCCGTACGCGCGCAACGGATATCAAACAGTCCGACGGCATCTGGACCGTCAGCATGATCGACACGCTGACCGGCGCGCGTTCGTCGATCCAGGCCCGTGCGCTGGTCAATGCCGGCGGTCCCTGGGTCGAGGATGTGCTCGGCCGCGGCGCCGGCGTCAACGCCAGAGCCAAGGTGCGCCTGGTGCAGGGCTCGCACATCGTGGTCAAGAAGCTCTACGACCACGACCGCGCCTACATGTTCCAGAATGCCGACGGCCGCATCATCTTCGTCATTCCCTATCAGGACGATTTCACGCTGATCGGCACCACCGATCGCGACTATGACGGCGATCCGGCCAAGGTGAAGGCGACGGCCGAGGAGATCCAGTATCTCTGCACGGCGGCAAGCGAATATCTGGCCAAGCCCGTCACGCCCGATGACGTGGTCTGGACCTATTCCGGCGTGCGTCCGCTCTACGACGACGGCGCCAGCGAAGCCAAGGCCGCGACGCGCGACTATGTGTTCGAGCTCGACACGCCCGGCGGCGTGCCGCTGCTGTCGATCTATGGCGGCAAGATCACGACCTACCGCCGTCTCGCGGAGGAGGCGCTGGAGCGGCTCGCGCCCTATCTTCGCAGTGCGAAAGCGCGCGAAGGCTGGACCGGCAAATGGCCGCTGCCCGGCGGCGACATGGGCGTGTCCGATGTCGACGGCCTGATCGCCGAGCTCCAGCGCGGCTATCCCTTCCTCAGCCACGAGCATGCGCGGCGCCTCGCGCGCGCCTACGGCACGAGGGCGACCAAGCTGCTTGGGGATGCGAAATCGGTGGCCGATCTCGGCCAGGCGTTCGGTGCGACGCTGACCGAGCGCGAGGTTCGCTATCTCATGGCCAACGAATGGGCCGTCACCGCCGAAGATATCGTCTGGCGCCGTTCCAAGCTCGGCCTGCGACTAAGTGCCGACGAGATCGCGGCGCTCGACGACTGGATCAGGACCCACGCCGTGCAGCAAAGTCCCCTGCTGGAAGCGGGAGGACGCTCATGA
- a CDS encoding ABC transporter ATP-binding protein produces MTVTLDHVTRTVDGIPHIRDVSLTLESGTLNVLLGPTLSGKTSIMRLLAGLDKPTSGKLLVNGKDVTGVDVRQRSVAMVYQQFINYPSLTVYENIASPLRVQGKPRAEIEARVAEAARLLRLEPFLKRTPLQLSGGQQQRTAMARALVKGADLVLLDEPLANLDYKLREELRTELPRIFEASGAIFVYATTEPTEALLLGGNTVCMWQGEALQIGETPKVYRRPQTLRVAQVFSDPPLNLVGIEKKNGSVQYAGGIAAPASGLYASLADGAYRVGFRAHQLALANGETDRHAFHATVTVTEITGSESFVHLTRDGSNWVAVLHGVHEFEPGQTIDAVLDPNDVFVFDAGDRLVAAPGPIAFSSEVPSGSREENASKKKA; encoded by the coding sequence ATGACCGTGACACTCGATCACGTGACCCGGACTGTCGACGGGATCCCGCACATCCGCGACGTCTCGCTGACGCTCGAGAGCGGCACGCTCAACGTGCTGCTCGGGCCGACGCTGTCGGGCAAGACCTCGATCATGCGGCTGCTCGCAGGCCTGGACAAGCCGACATCGGGCAAGCTGCTGGTCAATGGCAAGGACGTCACCGGTGTCGACGTGCGCCAGCGCTCGGTCGCCATGGTCTATCAGCAGTTCATCAATTATCCTTCGCTCACGGTCTACGAGAACATCGCCTCGCCTTTGCGCGTGCAGGGCAAGCCGCGCGCCGAGATCGAGGCGCGCGTCGCGGAAGCCGCCCGGCTGCTCAGGCTCGAGCCGTTCCTGAAGCGCACGCCGCTCCAGCTTTCCGGCGGCCAGCAGCAGCGAACTGCGATGGCGCGCGCGCTGGTGAAGGGCGCCGACCTCGTGCTGCTCGACGAGCCGCTCGCCAATCTCGACTACAAGCTGCGCGAGGAGCTACGCACCGAGCTGCCGCGCATCTTCGAGGCATCCGGCGCGATCTTCGTCTATGCCACCACCGAGCCGACCGAGGCGCTGCTGCTTGGCGGCAACACGGTGTGCATGTGGCAGGGAGAGGCGCTCCAGATCGGCGAGACGCCGAAGGTCTACCGCCGCCCGCAGACCTTGCGCGTCGCGCAGGTGTTCTCCGATCCGCCGCTCAACCTCGTCGGCATCGAGAAGAAGAACGGTTCCGTGCAATATGCGGGCGGCATTGCCGCGCCGGCGTCCGGTCTCTATGCCTCGCTCGCGGACGGCGCCTATCGCGTCGGATTTCGCGCCCATCAGCTCGCACTTGCCAATGGCGAGACTGACCGCCACGCCTTCCATGCCACGGTAACGGTGACAGAGATCACCGGTTCGGAGAGTTTCGTGCATCTGACCCGCGACGGATCGAATTGGGTGGCGGTGCTGCACGGCGTGCACGAGTTCGAGCCCGGCCAGACCATTGATGCCGTGCTCGATCCCAACGACGTTTTCGTGTTCGACGCTGGCGACCGGCTGGTCGCGGCACCCGGTCCCATAGCGTTTTCAAGCGAAGTGCCGAGCGGTTCGCGTGAAGAAAACGCGTCAAAGAAAAAAGCCTGA
- a CDS encoding ABC transporter ATP-binding protein: MARIDLVDLAHSYGGNDAPQDSFALKPVTMTWRQGGAYALLGPSGCGKTTLLNVISGIITPSRGKILFDGEDITPLSTQKRNIAQVFQFPVIYDTMTVGQNLAFPLKNRGVPKAEIDKRVAEIGRLLDLEPYLNRKATRLTADAKQKISLGRGLVRSDVAAVLFDEPLTVIDPELKWQLRSKLKALHRELDLTMIYVTHDQTEALTFADTVVVMHDGRVVQSGTPAELFDKPAHTFVGYFIGSPGMNILPAEVRGREARIGGHVIALNRSYDKLPDGAKIEIGVRPEFVEAVAPAPGLLSAKIERVDDLGRIRFARARLGDAKLAARAPAGFTSPDGTAGLKFDPSHVHVYADSLLVEGAA, encoded by the coding sequence ATGGCCCGCATTGACCTCGTCGATCTCGCGCACTCCTACGGCGGCAATGATGCGCCGCAGGACAGTTTTGCGCTGAAGCCCGTCACCATGACTTGGCGGCAGGGCGGAGCCTATGCGCTTCTTGGGCCGTCCGGCTGCGGCAAGACCACGCTGCTCAACGTCATCTCCGGCATTATCACGCCGTCGCGAGGCAAAATCCTGTTCGACGGCGAGGACATCACACCGCTGTCAACCCAGAAGCGCAACATCGCCCAGGTGTTCCAGTTTCCGGTGATCTACGACACCATGACTGTGGGGCAGAATTTGGCGTTCCCTCTGAAGAACCGCGGCGTGCCGAAGGCCGAGATCGACAAGCGCGTCGCCGAGATCGGCCGCCTGCTCGACCTCGAGCCCTATCTGAACCGCAAGGCGACGCGGCTCACGGCCGATGCCAAGCAGAAGATCTCGCTCGGCCGCGGCCTCGTCCGCTCCGACGTCGCCGCCGTGCTGTTCGACGAGCCGCTCACCGTGATCGACCCCGAACTGAAATGGCAGCTCCGCTCCAAGCTGAAGGCGCTGCATCGCGAGCTCGACCTGACGATGATCTACGTCACCCACGACCAGACCGAGGCGCTGACCTTCGCCGACACCGTGGTGGTCATGCATGACGGCCGCGTGGTGCAGAGCGGCACGCCGGCCGAGCTGTTCGACAAGCCGGCGCACACCTTCGTCGGCTATTTCATCGGCTCGCCCGGCATGAACATTCTGCCGGCCGAGGTGAGGGGCCGTGAGGCCAGGATCGGCGGTCACGTGATCGCGCTCAACCGCAGCTACGACAAGCTGCCCGATGGCGCGAAGATCGAGATCGGCGTCCGTCCGGAATTCGTTGAGGCCGTCGCGCCTGCGCCCGGCCTGCTCAGTGCGAAGATCGAACGCGTCGACGACCTCGGCCGCATTCGCTTCGCGCGTGCGCGGCTCGGTGATGCAAAACTCGCGGCCCGCGCACCGGCCGGCTTCACCAGCCCGGACGGCACGGCCGGCCTGAAATTCGATCCGTCGCACGTCCACGTCTATGCCGACAGCCTTCTGGTGGAGGGAGCCGCCTGA
- a CDS encoding sugar ABC transporter permease — protein sequence MDKTVNQKAWFLVLPVFLVVAFSAVLPLMTVVNYSMQDTFGNNQFFWNGVGWFKELLDPSTDLGGRFLASLGRNLFFSLVILAIEVPLGIVVALSMPRQGWTVAACLVILALPLLIPWNVVGTIWQIFGRPDIGLLGYVLNAIGIDYNYVSNDIDAWVTVIVMDVWHWTSLVALLCYAGLKSIPEAYYQAAQIDGASRWAVFKAIQLPKMNRVLLIAVLLRFMDSFMIYTEPFVVTGGGPGNSTTFVSIELVKIALGQFDLGKAAALSLVYNLIILIVCWIFYTVMTNAGADRKSHEGAV from the coding sequence ATGGACAAGACCGTCAACCAAAAAGCCTGGTTCCTGGTGCTGCCGGTGTTCCTGGTCGTCGCCTTCTCGGCAGTGCTGCCGCTGATGACGGTGGTGAACTATTCGATGCAGGACACCTTCGGCAACAACCAGTTCTTCTGGAACGGTGTCGGCTGGTTCAAGGAGTTGCTCGATCCTTCGACCGACCTCGGCGGCCGCTTCCTGGCTTCGCTCGGCCGCAATCTGTTCTTCTCGCTGGTGATCCTCGCGATCGAGGTGCCGCTCGGCATCGTCGTCGCGCTGTCGATGCCGCGCCAGGGCTGGACGGTTGCAGCCTGCCTCGTCATCCTCGCGCTGCCGTTGCTGATCCCGTGGAACGTGGTCGGCACGATCTGGCAGATCTTCGGCCGGCCCGACATCGGCCTGCTCGGTTATGTCCTCAATGCCATCGGCATCGACTACAATTACGTCTCCAACGACATCGACGCCTGGGTCACCGTCATCGTGATGGACGTCTGGCACTGGACCAGCCTGGTCGCGCTGCTCTGCTACGCCGGCCTGAAGTCGATTCCCGAAGCCTATTACCAGGCGGCGCAGATCGACGGCGCCTCGCGCTGGGCGGTGTTCAAGGCGATCCAGCTGCCGAAGATGAACCGCGTGCTGCTGATCGCGGTGCTGCTGCGCTTCATGGACAGTTTCATGATCTACACCGAGCCGTTCGTGGTGACGGGCGGCGGGCCCGGCAACTCGACGACCTTCGTGTCGATCGAGCTGGTCAAGATCGCGCTCGGCCAGTTCGACCTCGGCAAGGCCGCCGCGCTGTCGCTGGTCTACAATCTCATCATCCTGATCGTCTGCTGGATCTTCTACACCGTCATGACCAATGCCGGCGCCGACCGGAAATCGCATGAAGGAGCCGTGTGA
- a CDS encoding carbohydrate ABC transporter permease, whose amino-acid sequence MHSIPGRRLIMTLFLIFLLLPIYWLVNMSFKTNAEIVSTMTLWPHAPTLQHYKRIFTDESWYSGYINSLEYVVLNTIISISVALPAAYAFSRYRFLGDKHLFFWLLSNRMAPAAVYALPFFNLYSAIGLFDTPWAVALAHCIFNVPLAVWILEGFVSGVPREIDETAFLDGYSFPRFFIRILVPLIASGIGVAAFFCFMFSWVELLLARTLTSVSAKPIAAIMTRTVSAAGMDWGLLAAAGVLTIIPGALVIWFVRNYIASGFALGRV is encoded by the coding sequence ATGCATTCGATCCCCGGCCGTCGTCTCATCATGACGCTGTTTTTGATCTTCCTGCTGTTGCCGATCTACTGGCTCGTCAACATGAGCTTCAAGACCAACGCCGAGATCGTCTCGACGATGACGCTGTGGCCGCACGCCCCGACGCTCCAGCACTACAAGCGCATCTTCACCGACGAGAGCTGGTATTCCGGCTATATCAACTCGCTGGAATATGTCGTCCTCAACACCATCATCTCGATCTCGGTGGCGCTGCCGGCGGCCTACGCGTTTTCGCGCTACCGCTTCCTCGGCGACAAGCATCTGTTCTTCTGGCTGCTGTCGAACCGCATGGCGCCGGCCGCGGTTTATGCACTGCCGTTCTTCAACCTCTATTCGGCGATCGGGCTGTTCGATACGCCCTGGGCGGTCGCGCTCGCGCACTGCATCTTCAACGTCCCGCTGGCGGTGTGGATCCTGGAAGGCTTCGTCTCCGGCGTGCCGCGCGAGATCGACGAGACCGCTTTCCTCGACGGCTATTCCTTCCCGCGCTTCTTCATCAGGATCCTGGTGCCGTTGATTGCGAGCGGCATCGGCGTCGCCGCCTTCTTCTGCTTCATGTTCTCCTGGGTCGAGCTGCTGCTCGCGCGCACGCTGACCTCGGTCTCGGCCAAGCCGATCGCGGCGATCATGACGCGCACGGTGTCGGCCGCGGGCATGGACTGGGGCCTGCTGGCTGCGGCCGGCGTGCTGACGATCATCCCGGGCGCACTCGTGATCTGGTTCGTCCGCAATTACATCGCGAGCGGTTTCGCGCTCGGTCGGGTCTAG
- a CDS encoding DUF2160 domain-containing protein, with the protein MEAIAWMAWTPPTAIFFVALACTLAVMTWLGVAYPEAERVGVLRIPTTRGDRLFISLITAAVIHLLWIAFAGTDALATLPIGEDGLEISRLWIASGISLATAVLIFRTV; encoded by the coding sequence ATGGAAGCTATTGCATGGATGGCCTGGACGCCGCCGACGGCAATCTTCTTTGTTGCGCTCGCCTGCACGCTCGCCGTGATGACTTGGCTTGGGGTGGCCTATCCCGAAGCCGAGCGCGTCGGCGTGCTGCGCATCCCCACCACGCGCGGCGACCGCCTGTTCATCTCCCTCATCACGGCAGCGGTCATCCACTTGCTGTGGATCGCCTTCGCCGGCACCGACGCCCTCGCCACGCTGCCGATCGGCGAGGACGGACTTGAAATTTCGCGGCTTTGGATCGCATCAGGAATTTCGCTGGCCACGGCCGTACTCATTTTCCGCACGGTCTAG
- a CDS encoding ABC transporter substrate-binding protein has protein sequence MSSVAAIVAVSLAVSAPVRAADDAAIQKWIAEFQPSTLSKEDQKKELEWFAKAAEPFKGMEINVVSETITTHEYESQTLAKAFSELTGIKLKHDIIQEGDVVEKLQTQMQSGKNVYDGWINDSDLIGTHFRYGQTIALSDYMTGEGKDVTDPMLDVNDFIGKSFGTAPDGKLYQLPDQQFANLYWFRYDWFTNADYKAKFKAKYGYELGVPVNWSAYEDIAEFFTNDIKEINGVKVYGHMDYGKKDPSLGWRFTDAWLSMAGNGDKGIPNGLPVDEWGIRMEGCRPVGSSVERGGDTNGPAAVYSITKYLEWMKKYAPPQAQGMTFSESGPVPAQGNIAQQMFWYTAFTADMVKPGIAVMNADGTPKWRMAPSPHGSYWKEGMKLGYQDAGSVTLLKSTPADRRKAAWLYLQFIVSKTVSLKKSHVGLTFIRESDIWDKSFTERAPKLGGLIEFYRSPARVQWTPTGNNVPDYPKLAQLWWQNIGDASSGAKTPQAAMDSLAAAQDSVMERLEKSGVQGACGPKLHKKETAEYWFAKAQKDGTIAPQRKLANEKPKGETVDYDTLIKSWPAQPPKRASLQ, from the coding sequence ATGTCCAGCGTCGCCGCCATCGTCGCGGTGTCGCTGGCCGTCTCGGCGCCGGTGCGCGCCGCCGACGACGCCGCGATCCAGAAGTGGATCGCGGAATTCCAGCCCTCGACGCTGTCGAAGGAAGACCAGAAGAAGGAGCTGGAGTGGTTCGCCAAGGCCGCCGAGCCCTTCAAGGGCATGGAGATCAACGTGGTCTCCGAAACCATCACGACCCACGAATACGAGTCGCAGACGCTGGCCAAGGCGTTCTCCGAGCTCACCGGCATCAAGCTCAAGCACGACATCATCCAGGAAGGTGATGTCGTCGAGAAGCTGCAGACCCAGATGCAGTCCGGCAAGAACGTGTACGACGGCTGGATCAACGATTCCGACCTGATCGGCACGCATTTCCGCTACGGCCAGACCATCGCGCTGTCGGACTACATGACCGGCGAGGGCAAGGACGTCACCGACCCCATGCTCGACGTCAACGACTTCATCGGCAAGTCATTCGGCACGGCGCCGGACGGCAAGCTCTATCAGCTGCCCGACCAGCAGTTCGCGAACCTCTACTGGTTCCGCTACGACTGGTTCACCAACGCCGACTACAAGGCCAAGTTCAAGGCCAAGTATGGCTACGAGCTCGGCGTGCCCGTGAACTGGTCGGCCTATGAAGACATCGCCGAGTTCTTCACCAACGACATCAAGGAGATCAACGGCGTCAAGGTCTATGGCCATATGGACTATGGCAAGAAGGACCCGTCGCTCGGCTGGCGTTTCACCGACGCCTGGCTGTCGATGGCCGGTAACGGCGACAAGGGCATTCCGAACGGTCTGCCGGTCGACGAATGGGGCATCCGCATGGAAGGCTGCCGTCCGGTCGGCTCCTCGGTCGAGCGTGGTGGCGACACCAACGGTCCGGCCGCGGTCTACTCGATCACCAAGTACCTCGAGTGGATGAAGAAGTATGCTCCGCCGCAGGCGCAGGGCATGACCTTCTCCGAGTCGGGTCCGGTGCCGGCGCAGGGCAACATCGCCCAGCAGATGTTCTGGTACACCGCCTTCACCGCAGACATGGTGAAGCCGGGCATCGCCGTGATGAACGCGGACGGTACGCCGAAGTGGCGTATGGCCCCCTCGCCGCACGGTTCGTACTGGAAGGAAGGCATGAAGCTCGGCTATCAGGACGCCGGCTCGGTGACGCTGCTGAAGTCGACCCCGGCGGATCGCCGCAAGGCGGCCTGGCTCTACCTCCAGTTCATCGTCTCCAAGACGGTTTCGCTGAAGAAGAGCCATGTCGGTCTCACGTTCATCCGTGAATCCGACATCTGGGACAAGTCGTTCACGGAGCGTGCGCCGAAGCTCGGCGGCCTGATCGAGTTCTACCGCTCGCCCGCGCGCGTGCAGTGGACCCCGACCGGCAACAACGTGCCCGACTATCCGAAGCTGGCGCAGCTGTGGTGGCAGAACATCGGCGATGCGTCGTCCGGTGCGAAGACGCCGCAAGCCGCGATGGACTCGCTCGCCGCTGCTCAGGACTCCGTGATGGAGCGTCTGGAGAAGTCCGGCGTGCAGGGCGCCTGCGGTCCGAAGCTGCACAAGAAGGAGACGGCCGAGTACTGGTTCGCCAAGGCCCAGAAGGACGGCACGATTGCTCCCCAGCGCAAGCTCGCCAACGAGAAGCCGAAGGGCGAGACGGTCGACTACGACACCCTGATCAAGTCGTGGCCGGCCCAGCCCCCGAAGCGCGCTTCGCTGCAGTAA
- a CDS encoding alkene reductase, giving the protein MSRSTKLFETHKLGPITLANRLVMAPLTRNRAAPGTFVPSPLAADYYGQRASAGLLITEASQVSQQGQGYQDTPGIYSKEQVAGWRKVTDQVHQRGGKIFIQLWHVGRISHVDLQANGAAPVAPSAIRAKGKTFVNGGFADVSEPRALELSEIPGIIDDFKRATKNALEAGFDGVEIHGANGYLLEQFAKDGTNKRTDAYGGSLENRARLMLEVSKAVVAEAGAERTGIRISPVTPANDISESNPQALYNHIVDGLAALKLVYLHVVEGATGGPRDIAPFDYAGLRKRFPGAYIANNGYDFDLATKVLDANAADLIAFGKPFISNPDLVERLKTGATLNDWDKNTFYGGGAKGYTDYPALAAEPAE; this is encoded by the coding sequence ATGAGCCGTTCGACCAAATTGTTTGAGACCCACAAGCTCGGCCCGATCACGCTGGCCAACCGCCTGGTGATGGCGCCGCTGACGCGCAACCGCGCCGCGCCCGGCACGTTCGTACCGAGTCCGCTTGCGGCGGACTATTACGGCCAGCGCGCTTCCGCGGGCCTTCTGATCACCGAAGCGAGCCAGGTCTCGCAGCAGGGCCAGGGCTACCAGGACACGCCCGGCATCTACTCCAAGGAGCAGGTTGCCGGCTGGCGCAAGGTCACCGATCAGGTGCACCAGCGCGGCGGCAAGATCTTCATCCAGCTCTGGCATGTCGGCCGCATCTCGCATGTCGACCTTCAGGCCAATGGCGCAGCCCCGGTGGCGCCGAGCGCAATCCGCGCCAAGGGCAAGACTTTCGTCAACGGCGGCTTCGCCGACGTCTCCGAGCCCCGTGCGCTCGAACTCTCCGAAATTCCAGGGATCATCGACGATTTCAAGCGCGCCACGAAGAACGCGCTCGAGGCCGGCTTCGACGGCGTCGAGATCCACGGCGCCAACGGCTATCTGCTCGAGCAGTTCGCCAAGGACGGCACCAACAAGCGGACCGACGCCTATGGCGGCTCGCTCGAGAACCGCGCGCGGCTGATGCTGGAAGTCTCCAAGGCTGTCGTCGCCGAGGCCGGCGCCGAGCGCACCGGCATCCGCATCTCGCCCGTGACGCCGGCCAACGACATTTCGGAGTCGAACCCGCAAGCCCTCTACAACCATATCGTCGACGGTCTCGCCGCGCTGAAGCTCGTCTATCTCCACGTCGTCGAAGGCGCCACCGGCGGTCCGCGCGACATCGCGCCATTCGACTATGCGGGCCTGCGCAAGCGCTTCCCCGGCGCCTACATCGCCAACAACGGCTATGATTTCGATCTCGCCACCAAGGTGCTGGACGCCAACGCGGCCGATCTCATCGCCTTCGGCAAGCCTTTCATCTCCAACCCCGATCTCGTCGAGCGGCTGAAGACGGGCGCGACGCTGAACGACTGGGACAAGAATACCTTCTACGGCGGCGGCGCGAAGGGATACACGGACTACCCGGCGCTGGCGGCCGAACCGGCGGAGTAA